The following proteins are co-located in the Microcystis wesenbergii NRERC-220 genome:
- a CDS encoding glycosyltransferase family 9 protein yields MRILTLVPGGISDQLLFFPTLETLRQTYPQSSIDVLVEPRAKAAYRLCPQVREVLLFDYRDQYGLADYLNILGVIRDREYEIAISLTNRPAINLLLWLNGVPNRIGYENNGSWFLSEQVPRPTEGYLADNYHALVKGLKIAPPCPPLKLTLNRDDIDWAQMEQQRLNIKDSGYILLYAGGSDLSISQGLETVYPLESWLEIIQGIRHQQPDLPIVAIQGELDEDWVLALKAMDNNLKVSRTADIGKMAAMIAGANLLLATESVPLQLAVAVGTYTLSLLLPSLPKRVLPSGGELHRYIEANTGKVADITPETVLKKIWGR; encoded by the coding sequence ATGCGAATATTAACCCTTGTACCGGGAGGAATTAGCGATCAACTGCTGTTTTTTCCCACTCTAGAAACCCTCCGGCAAACTTACCCCCAAAGCAGCATTGATGTTTTGGTCGAACCTAGGGCAAAAGCTGCCTATCGTCTCTGTCCCCAGGTTAGGGAAGTGCTTTTATTTGACTATCGAGATCAGTACGGATTAGCGGATTATTTAAATATTTTGGGAGTAATTCGAGACCGGGAGTACGAAATCGCCATTAGTCTCACTAATCGTCCTGCTATCAACCTTTTACTCTGGTTAAATGGTGTTCCTAACCGTATAGGCTATGAAAATAATGGCAGCTGGTTCTTATCGGAACAAGTACCCCGGCCAACGGAAGGCTATCTAGCGGATAATTATCACGCACTGGTCAAAGGGTTAAAGATTGCTCCACCCTGTCCACCTTTAAAACTAACCTTGAATCGCGATGATATCGATTGGGCCCAAATGGAGCAGCAACGCCTCAATATCAAGGATAGCGGCTATATTCTCCTCTACGCCGGCGGTAGCGATCTCAGCATCAGCCAAGGACTAGAAACGGTTTATCCCCTAGAGAGTTGGCTAGAAATTATCCAAGGTATTCGCCATCAACAACCGGATTTGCCAATTGTCGCAATCCAGGGAGAACTGGATGAAGATTGGGTTTTAGCCCTCAAAGCCATGGATAATAACTTAAAAGTGTCCAGAACGGCCGATATCGGTAAAATGGCGGCCATGATCGCCGGTGCTAATTTATTGTTAGCTACCGAAAGTGTCCCTTTACAGTTAGCCGTGGCCGTGGGAACCTATACCCTCTCTCTGCTGCTTCCTTCGTTGCCTAAGAGAGTTTTACCGAGTGGGGGAGAGCTTCATCGATATATTGAAGCTAATACGGGAAAAGTCGCCGATATTACTCCCGAAACTGTCCTGAAAAAGATTTGGGGCCGGTAA
- a CDS encoding tetratricopeptide repeat protein: protein MHKDTPMSTVLKNFLPRLGGLVIVALLCSLVLGGWPRQGKAAQSVHLSYWLRSGIEQLEAGNYQQALQDFNQSLEQENNLALAYSNRCLTQIYLQDYLHAWQDCTRSLQQQSDNYLAYFHRGLAFYRLGDYSQALTDYNQTIRLKPTYYQAYYNRGLVQAAMKNYPLALADFNQSLRQITNWQPDTLATIYNDRGLSHLALHNFTSAKADFNQALRLNKNNASAYYNLACTAHQLGEYDRSIADLNRAIAIDPFYADAYIRRGLLRHQLGYYQSALADLNQGANHLYHQGLHHNYQQILALIEQIHQQLLSLPSPIV from the coding sequence ATGCACAAAGATACTCCTATGTCAACGGTTTTGAAAAATTTTCTTCCTCGCCTCGGTGGATTGGTTATTGTTGCACTGCTCTGCTCGCTTGTGCTGGGGGGATGGCCTCGGCAGGGAAAAGCGGCTCAATCAGTACATTTATCCTACTGGTTGCGATCGGGAATTGAACAACTAGAGGCAGGTAATTATCAGCAAGCTTTGCAGGATTTCAATCAGTCGCTGGAACAGGAAAATAACTTGGCCCTAGCCTACAGTAATCGCTGTTTAACTCAGATTTATTTGCAGGATTATCTGCACGCTTGGCAAGACTGCACCCGCTCTTTACAACAGCAATCCGATAATTATCTAGCCTATTTCCATCGGGGTTTAGCTTTTTATCGTTTGGGAGATTATTCACAGGCGCTGACCGATTATAACCAGACTATCCGGTTAAAACCCACCTATTATCAAGCCTACTATAATCGGGGTTTAGTTCAGGCGGCCATGAAAAATTATCCCCTTGCCCTAGCCGATTTTAATCAATCCTTGCGTCAAATTACTAACTGGCAACCCGACACTTTAGCCACTATTTATAATGATCGAGGTTTATCTCATTTAGCCCTCCACAATTTTACCTCAGCCAAGGCGGATTTTAATCAAGCTCTCCGGTTAAATAAAAATAACGCCTCAGCCTACTATAATCTAGCTTGTACCGCTCACCAATTAGGTGAATACGACCGCTCGATCGCCGATTTAAATCGGGCGATTGCCATCGATCCTTTTTATGCCGATGCTTATATTAGAAGGGGATTACTGCGGCATCAATTGGGTTATTATCAATCAGCTTTAGCGGATTTAAATCAAGGAGCAAATCACCTCTATCATCAGGGATTGCACCACAATTATCAGCAAATCCTCGCCCTAATCGAGCAGATTCACCAACAGTTACTTTCCTTACCATCTCCCATTGTTTAA
- a CDS encoding DEAD/DEAH box helicase yields MKESLNPTSLDLKTIFPFKLDDFQQSAIASLAAGKSVVVCAPTGSGKTLIGEYAIYRALERGKRVFYTTPLKALSNQKFRDFQEKFGRTPTDGDEDSPLLFAEVGLITGDVVINPSALIVVMTTEIFRNMLYRTPIGQVGTSLENVETLVLDECHYISDRGRGTVWEESIIYCPPSIQLVALSATIGNPGELTDWINWVRQLPQSGDNKQTSSCELINSDFRPVPLRFYFANKEGLFPLLDPKQSKVNPKLHSKVGHGKPRRLKREDCPTIASIVTTLRDKDMLPAIYVIFSRKGCDQAIRELKNLNLVNPEEARAIYYRLLIFFLEDNPNLQELALSFFAVENPPLHQKLLAFFANNPQSDEQLLSLLTADPETKNQLFEFLASASQLVRADQVEPLTRGCGVHHAGVLPLWKELVEQLFEAGLIKVVFATATLSAGINMPARTTVISALSKRTDDGHSMLTPSEFVQIAGRAGRRGMDAVGHVVTVQTPFEGAKEAAFLATAQPEPLQSCFAPSYGMVLNLLQKHSLEEAKDLLERSFAEYLARLKLSPERQQITALTTELAKLDMELAGIEREQVFSYEKLRERLREEERLYKILASQSEAQKRQEIHLKLPNIPVGTILHLKGKHIKVPVPVPAIFVNTLHGAGQVRTLVCLGSDNRWYLAAYADISEIDRGFLSPAELGELIPPSLAAVSLGGWRKGEENTQAIADLIPQQVQGIPPVTELATQAQRIEIVNSQIAAHPLQKRKNPGRLMKLYYDREIARDKLHKAQIKYQKQQSRKSYYWEEFLNLIEILREFQALEGYLPTPLGEAAATIRGENELWLGLAMMSGDLDRLTPSQLAAAISAMITEPPRPDTWCNYPPVPEVIDILRQGEGNSPGLREVRRLLYQAQSRYDITIPVWLETQLMGIASRWAQGTSWPELCENTSLDEGDLVRLLRRTVDVLWQIPQIPRVSQVLKDNARLAVTAMKRFPL; encoded by the coding sequence GTGAAAGAGTCCCTCAACCCTACTTCTTTGGATCTCAAAACCATTTTTCCCTTTAAACTCGACGACTTCCAGCAATCGGCGATCGCATCTCTCGCTGCCGGTAAATCAGTGGTTGTCTGCGCTCCCACGGGTTCCGGCAAAACTTTAATCGGAGAATACGCTATCTATCGCGCCCTAGAAAGGGGCAAACGGGTTTTCTACACCACTCCCCTGAAAGCTCTTTCTAACCAAAAATTCCGGGATTTTCAAGAAAAATTCGGTCGCACCCCCACCGATGGCGATGAGGATTCCCCGCTGCTGTTTGCGGAAGTGGGATTAATTACCGGCGATGTGGTGATCAATCCCTCAGCATTAATTGTAGTCATGACTACAGAAATTTTTCGCAATATGCTGTATAGGACTCCGATCGGTCAGGTAGGCACTTCCCTAGAAAACGTGGAAACCCTGGTTCTCGATGAATGTCACTATATCAGCGATCGAGGTCGCGGCACCGTTTGGGAAGAATCAATTATCTACTGTCCCCCTAGTATCCAATTAGTGGCCCTCTCCGCCACCATCGGCAACCCGGGGGAACTCACCGACTGGATTAACTGGGTGCGGCAACTGCCCCAATCCGGCGACAATAAACAGACCTCCAGCTGCGAGCTAATTAACTCCGATTTTCGCCCCGTCCCCCTGCGCTTTTATTTCGCCAATAAAGAGGGATTATTCCCGCTGCTCGACCCAAAACAGAGCAAAGTTAACCCGAAACTACACTCAAAAGTCGGCCACGGCAAACCCCGACGCTTAAAACGAGAAGATTGTCCCACCATCGCCTCGATTGTCACCACTCTGCGGGACAAGGATATGCTCCCGGCCATTTACGTCATTTTCAGCCGTAAAGGTTGCGATCAGGCGATTCGAGAGCTAAAAAACCTCAATCTCGTTAATCCAGAAGAAGCTAGAGCCATTTACTACCGTTTACTCATTTTCTTCCTGGAAGATAATCCCAATCTGCAAGAACTCGCCCTTTCCTTCTTTGCCGTCGAAAATCCGCCTCTACACCAAAAATTACTGGCTTTTTTCGCGAATAACCCCCAGTCCGACGAGCAACTCCTCAGCCTCTTAACCGCCGACCCCGAGACGAAAAATCAACTGTTTGAATTCCTGGCCAGTGCTTCCCAATTGGTGCGCGCCGACCAAGTGGAACCCCTCACCCGGGGCTGTGGTGTTCACCATGCGGGGGTTTTACCCCTCTGGAAAGAGTTAGTCGAACAACTCTTTGAAGCCGGTTTAATTAAGGTGGTTTTTGCCACCGCTACTCTCTCGGCCGGGATTAATATGCCCGCCCGCACCACCGTTATCTCGGCCCTCTCCAAACGCACCGATGATGGCCATAGTATGCTGACTCCCTCGGAATTTGTCCAGATTGCCGGCCGGGCCGGTCGCCGGGGAATGGACGCGGTGGGCCATGTGGTGACAGTACAAACGCCCTTTGAAGGGGCAAAAGAAGCGGCTTTTCTGGCCACCGCCCAACCGGAACCTCTGCAAAGCTGTTTTGCGCCCAGTTACGGCATGGTCTTAAATCTCCTGCAAAAACACAGTCTAGAGGAGGCCAAAGACCTCTTAGAGCGCAGTTTCGCCGAATATCTCGCTCGTTTGAAGTTAAGCCCCGAACGACAACAGATTACCGCCTTAACCACCGAATTAGCTAAGTTGGATATGGAATTAGCCGGGATCGAGCGGGAGCAGGTCTTCAGTTACGAAAAGCTACGGGAAAGACTGCGGGAGGAAGAAAGACTGTATAAAATCCTCGCTAGTCAGTCAGAGGCACAGAAAAGACAGGAAATACATCTAAAATTGCCGAATATTCCCGTCGGAACTATCCTCCATCTCAAGGGCAAACACATTAAGGTTCCCGTCCCCGTCCCCGCTATCTTTGTCAATACCCTGCACGGAGCCGGTCAAGTGCGAACCCTTGTTTGTTTAGGCAGTGATAATCGCTGGTATTTAGCCGCCTATGCCGATATTAGCGAGATCGATCGAGGTTTTCTCTCTCCTGCGGAATTAGGCGAACTGATACCCCCTTCTCTAGCAGCAGTCTCCCTAGGGGGTTGGCGCAAGGGTGAGGAAAATACTCAGGCGATCGCCGATTTAATCCCCCAACAAGTGCAGGGCATCCCACCGGTGACGGAACTGGCAACACAAGCACAAAGAATTGAAATTGTCAATAGTCAAATTGCCGCTCATCCCCTGCAAAAACGCAAAAATCCAGGGCGATTGATGAAATTATACTACGATCGAGAGATTGCTCGCGATAAGTTACACAAAGCCCAGATTAAATACCAGAAACAACAATCGCGCAAATCCTACTACTGGGAAGAATTTCTGAATCTAATCGAGATTTTGCGAGAATTCCAAGCATTAGAGGGTTATTTGCCCACTCCCCTCGGAGAAGCGGCGGCCACTATTCGCGGGGAAAATGAACTCTGGTTAGGATTAGCGATGATGTCCGGAGATTTGGACAGATTGACTCCTAGCCAACTAGCCGCCGCCATCAGCGCCATGATTACGGAACCCCCTCGCCCCGATACTTGGTGCAATTACCCGCCTGTGCCAGAAGTTATCGATATTTTGCGGCAAGGAGAAGGAAATTCCCCCGGTCTGCGAGAAGTTCGCCGTTTACTCTATCAAGCTCAATCTCGCTACGATATCACCATTCCCGTCTGGTTAGAAACCCAACTGATGGGGATTGCCTCCCGTTGGGCCCAGGGGACATCCTGGCCGGAATTGTGCGAAAATACTAGCCTCGATGAGGGAGATCTAGTGCGATTATTACGGCGCACCGTCGATGTTCTCTGGCAAATTCCCCAAATTCCCCGGGTTTCCCAAGTTCTTAAAGATAATGCCCGTCTCGCCGTCACAGCCATGAAGCGCTTTCCTTTATAA
- a CDS encoding SLC13 family permease — MPTPIILTLTVLVVALVAFVAEWLPVDLTALCVAIVLILLGLVTPEEGIAGFSNSATVTVMAMFVLSAGITRTGVIQVIRDRLLVWGGKSPHQQVFVLGALVGPISAFINNTAVVAIFLPIVEDWCKKQKISPSKLLIPLSYATVLAGMITVVGTSTNILASGISAKLGYGEFSLFQFTALGLVTFLAGLIYLTIFAPKLLPDRKSSAGEFLDDDYGSKVYLSEVIITPRSNLIGQTLSQSGLQRKFDFDVLELIRNKVHLPQPLADKVLNAGDILIVHSSREELLKIKDERGLEIFADVKFQKGDIESTITTGEEKLAEVLILSNSRLIGTTLKDLKFRQRYNATVLAIRRGSELLQGRLGKIPLKFGDLLLVQGPKQSFVGLQTTRELLVLEEKELESLRQDKGIIALMITLLVIIIAAFDIQPILVTSLVGVVLMVITGCLKPGEVYGSIRWDIIFLLAGLIPLGTAMDNSGTTKWLADNLVAIGGHLSGFWILVFFYLITSVLTEILSNNAAVVLMIPVAVEVAKTLGLNPLAFMYAVTFAASNSYLTPIGYQTNTMVYAPGGYKFLDFTRLGAPLNLILTILTPSLIVLFYGLK, encoded by the coding sequence ATGCCAACACCAATTATTCTGACTTTAACGGTTTTAGTCGTTGCTTTAGTCGCTTTCGTGGCGGAATGGCTACCAGTAGATTTAACCGCTTTATGCGTGGCGATTGTCCTCATTCTCTTGGGTTTAGTTACTCCCGAAGAAGGTATCGCCGGGTTTAGTAATTCTGCCACGGTGACAGTGATGGCGATGTTTGTGCTTAGTGCCGGAATTACCCGCACGGGAGTGATTCAAGTAATTCGCGATCGCTTGCTGGTTTGGGGGGGCAAAAGTCCCCACCAACAGGTATTTGTCCTAGGGGCATTAGTGGGGCCGATTAGTGCTTTTATTAATAACACGGCAGTGGTGGCGATCTTTTTACCCATCGTTGAAGATTGGTGTAAAAAACAAAAAATTTCTCCTTCTAAGTTATTAATTCCCCTTTCCTACGCCACAGTTTTAGCGGGGATGATTACCGTGGTGGGAACTTCTACTAACATTCTCGCTAGTGGTATTTCTGCCAAGCTGGGTTATGGGGAATTTAGCTTATTTCAATTTACTGCTTTAGGATTAGTCACTTTTTTAGCAGGTTTGATTTATTTAACAATTTTTGCCCCAAAATTACTACCCGATCGCAAATCTTCCGCAGGGGAATTTTTAGACGATGATTATGGTTCTAAAGTATATCTGAGTGAGGTAATTATTACCCCTCGTTCTAATCTTATCGGTCAAACTTTATCCCAAAGTGGACTACAAAGAAAGTTTGATTTTGATGTGTTGGAATTAATCAGAAATAAGGTACATTTACCCCAACCTTTAGCCGATAAAGTTCTCAATGCTGGCGATATTTTAATCGTTCATAGTAGTCGGGAAGAACTATTAAAAATTAAAGATGAACGAGGCTTAGAAATCTTTGCCGATGTCAAATTTCAGAAAGGAGATATTGAATCGACAATTACTACAGGTGAGGAAAAATTAGCCGAGGTTTTGATTCTATCTAATTCCCGTTTAATTGGGACAACTTTAAAAGATCTAAAATTCCGTCAGCGTTATAATGCAACAGTTCTAGCGATTCGGCGTGGTTCGGAATTACTACAAGGAAGATTAGGGAAAATTCCTTTAAAATTTGGCGACTTGCTCTTAGTTCAGGGACCAAAACAGAGTTTTGTGGGGTTACAAACCACGCGAGAATTATTAGTTTTAGAAGAAAAAGAGCTTGAATCATTGCGACAGGATAAAGGCATTATTGCTTTAATGATTACTTTGTTAGTGATTATTATTGCTGCTTTTGATATTCAACCGATTCTTGTCACCAGTTTAGTCGGGGTGGTTTTAATGGTAATTACTGGCTGTCTAAAACCGGGAGAAGTCTATGGTTCCATTCGTTGGGATATTATCTTTTTATTAGCGGGTTTAATTCCCCTGGGTACTGCCATGGATAACTCGGGAACGACTAAATGGTTGGCAGATAATTTAGTGGCTATCGGCGGTCATCTTTCGGGGTTTTGGATCTTAGTTTTCTTCTATCTAATTACCTCAGTTTTAACTGAAATCCTCTCTAATAACGCCGCCGTGGTGTTAATGATTCCCGTCGCCGTGGAAGTAGCGAAAACGTTGGGTTTAAATCCTTTGGCATTTATGTATGCTGTCACCTTTGCTGCTTCTAATAGTTATCTAACACCGATTGGCTATCAAACTAATACCATGGTTTATGCACCAGGCGGCTATAAATTCCTCGATTTTACCCGTTTGGGTGCGCCCCTAAATTTAATTTTGACGATTTTAACCCCTAGTTTAATTGTCTTGTTTTATGGCTTGAAATAA
- a CDS encoding YceD family protein, which translates to METIFIPHLLKSPDRQRVIIIDNFIPDLETLTPVRGTLLVRHGGNFLEVSVKAETIVTLTCDRCLQQYNHRLQLNTSELIWLDKNKDYDHSYPLEREIAYEDLSETLDPNGDFDPQMWLYEQLCLTLPPRQLCGANCQPPDFFLPENTAIDGRWASLESLKSQLSQSQN; encoded by the coding sequence ATGGAAACTATTTTTATCCCCCACCTCCTCAAATCTCCTGATCGACAAAGAGTCATCATCATCGATAATTTTATCCCCGATCTAGAAACCTTGACACCAGTGCGGGGGACCTTGCTGGTTAGACATGGGGGGAATTTTTTGGAAGTATCGGTGAAAGCAGAAACCATCGTCACCTTAACCTGCGATCGCTGTTTACAGCAATATAATCATCGTCTGCAATTAAACACTTCCGAATTAATCTGGCTAGACAAAAATAAAGACTACGATCACTCCTATCCTCTAGAGCGAGAAATAGCCTACGAAGACCTCTCGGAAACCCTCGATCCTAACGGGGATTTTGACCCGCAAATGTGGTTATACGAGCAGTTGTGTCTAACTTTGCCCCCCCGTCAACTCTGCGGAGCCAATTGTCAACCACCCGATTTTTTTCTTCCAGAAAATACTGCCATCGATGGTCGTTGGGCCTCCCTAGAATCCTTGAAAAGTCAGTTATCTCAATCGCAAAATTGA
- a CDS encoding tetratricopeptide repeat protein produces MEDTLPLIYVSGLLIFVIGLGIFVIVQIFKTRRVEGTFNKLQKKLQKEKGTAKEYYELGSLYLDKKLYVQALSLLQKALKISEEENIEPENQALIYNALGFSYFAQEQLELAIRNYKEAIKLYPQYSIALNNLGNVYEKKQMAKKALETYEETLKFDPNNTVAKKRAESLRKRFAESK; encoded by the coding sequence ATGGAAGATACCCTGCCGCTTATTTACGTTTCTGGATTGCTAATTTTCGTGATTGGTTTAGGAATTTTTGTCATCGTGCAAATCTTTAAAACCCGTCGAGTGGAAGGAACCTTTAACAAGCTACAAAAGAAATTGCAAAAAGAAAAAGGTACAGCTAAAGAATACTATGAATTAGGGAGTCTGTATCTCGATAAAAAACTCTATGTTCAAGCATTGAGTTTACTACAAAAGGCTTTAAAAATCTCTGAGGAAGAAAACATCGAACCAGAAAATCAAGCTCTAATCTACAATGCGCTCGGTTTTTCCTATTTTGCCCAAGAACAATTAGAATTAGCGATTCGTAACTACAAAGAAGCAATTAAACTTTATCCTCAATACTCGATCGCTCTCAATAATCTTGGCAATGTTTACGAAAAGAAACAGATGGCTAAAAAAGCTCTCGAAACCTACGAAGAAACTCTCAAATTTGATCCTAACAATACCGTAGCGAAAAAGCGAGCCGAATCCCTGCGTAAACGCTTCGCCGAATCGAAATAG
- the serS gene encoding serine--tRNA ligase, producing MLDLKQIRENPEEVQQRLDSRGGSYDIAPILQLNQQQKALELERSSLQARGNEIGKLVGQKVKSGSDVNSPEILGLKTEGNEIKSKLAQLEPQEKAIKAAIDQKILDLPNLPSETTPIGKDERENVEVRRWGEEYKPTNPNILPHWEIGEKLGILDFERAVKIAQSRFVNLIALGAALERALINFMLDRHIVAGYTEVLPPILINSDSLRGTGQLPKFAEESFKCRDDELWLAPTAEVPVTNLYRDEILSSEQLPIKHCAYTPCFRREAGSYGKDTRGLIRLHQFNKVEMVKIVHPDASAQEHESLVANAEAILQALQLPYRVIELCSGDLGFSAAKCYDLEVWLPSANTYREISSCSNFRDFQARRANIRFKEKGQKGTNFVHTLNGSGLAIGRTMAAILENYQQPDGTVKVPEVLQPYLKREVIC from the coding sequence ATGTTAGACCTAAAGCAAATTAGAGAAAATCCAGAGGAAGTACAGCAACGCTTAGATAGTCGGGGAGGGAGTTATGATATTGCCCCTATTCTCCAGTTAAATCAACAACAGAAGGCTTTAGAGTTAGAACGCAGCAGTTTACAGGCCCGGGGTAACGAAATCGGTAAACTGGTGGGACAAAAAGTGAAAAGTGGCAGCGATGTCAACAGTCCCGAAATTTTGGGACTGAAAACAGAAGGAAACGAGATTAAAAGTAAACTAGCTCAATTAGAACCGCAGGAAAAAGCCATTAAAGCGGCCATTGACCAAAAAATCTTAGATTTACCCAATTTACCTAGTGAAACCACTCCCATCGGTAAGGATGAACGGGAAAATGTGGAAGTCAGACGCTGGGGAGAGGAATATAAACCCACCAACCCGAATATTTTGCCTCACTGGGAAATTGGGGAAAAATTGGGCATTTTAGACTTTGAACGGGCAGTAAAGATCGCCCAGAGTCGTTTTGTTAATCTTATCGCCCTCGGGGCAGCCCTAGAAAGAGCTTTAATTAATTTTATGCTCGATCGCCATATTGTCGCCGGTTATACAGAAGTTTTACCGCCAATTCTGATTAATAGTGACTCCCTGCGCGGGACGGGACAACTGCCGAAATTTGCGGAAGAAAGCTTTAAATGTCGAGATGATGAGCTTTGGTTAGCACCAACGGCAGAAGTACCTGTAACTAACCTCTATCGCGATGAAATCCTCTCATCGGAGCAATTACCGATCAAACACTGTGCCTATACCCCTTGTTTTCGTCGAGAAGCGGGCAGCTATGGCAAAGATACGAGGGGCTTGATCCGTTTGCATCAATTTAATAAGGTGGAAATGGTCAAAATCGTCCATCCTGACGCTTCTGCTCAGGAACATGAAAGTTTAGTCGCTAATGCAGAGGCAATCCTGCAAGCTTTACAGTTGCCCTATCGGGTGATTGAATTGTGTAGCGGTGACTTGGGTTTTTCGGCAGCCAAATGTTATGACTTAGAAGTGTGGCTACCTTCGGCTAATACCTATCGGGAAATTTCCAGTTGTTCTAATTTTAGAGACTTTCAGGCACGACGGGCAAATATTCGCTTTAAAGAAAAAGGGCAAAAAGGCACTAATTTTGTCCACACCCTCAACGGTTCGGGATTAGCGATCGGTCGTACTATGGCTGCTATCCTAGAAAATTATCAACAGCCGGACGGGACGGTAAAAGTGCCAGAAGTGCTGCAACCCTATCTAAAACGGGAAGTTATTTGTTAA
- a CDS encoding transporter substrate-binding domain-containing protein gives MKNLLFILGFLLLGVAPSFSTDLDTIIRRGKLIVAVKNNLPPLAFLDSQGNLQGLEIDIAKRLAAEILGSDSAIILQPVSNQERLQVVIDDRVDLAIARVAITPARQRLVDFSPFYYLDSSGFVTKNQQFQRLEDLANSRIAVLNGSTTIALVRSNLPNAILRGVASYQEAFNLLETGEIDAFAADNSLLTGWVRQFPNYRQLPIQLGAIALGVVLPKGLQYQSLRERVNQAIERLESTGWLAERVNYWGLPLRIREMGR, from the coding sequence ATGAAAAATTTGTTATTTATTCTTGGTTTTTTGCTCTTAGGTGTAGCTCCAAGTTTTAGCACCGATCTCGATACGATTATACGCCGGGGAAAATTAATTGTCGCTGTCAAAAATAATCTCCCTCCCCTCGCTTTCCTTGATTCTCAGGGGAATCTGCAAGGATTGGAAATCGACATCGCTAAACGTCTAGCCGCAGAAATTCTCGGTTCTGACAGTGCTATTATTCTCCAACCCGTTAGTAATCAAGAACGTTTACAGGTGGTTATTGATGATCGGGTGGATTTGGCGATCGCTCGTGTGGCGATTACTCCTGCACGTCAGCGCTTAGTGGATTTTAGCCCCTTTTATTACCTCGATAGCAGCGGTTTTGTGACGAAAAACCAGCAATTTCAGCGTTTAGAAGACCTAGCTAACTCTAGAATCGCCGTACTCAACGGTTCGACGACAATCGCCCTTGTGCGTTCCAATTTGCCTAACGCTATCCTGCGCGGGGTTGCTTCCTATCAAGAAGCTTTTAATTTACTGGAAACGGGGGAAATAGACGCTTTTGCGGCTGATAATAGTCTTTTAACCGGTTGGGTGCGGCAATTCCCCAATTATCGTCAATTACCGATCCAGTTGGGCGCGATCGCTCTAGGAGTCGTTCTCCCTAAAGGTTTACAGTACCAAAGTCTCCGAGAACGCGTCAACCAAGCGATCGAGCGGCTAGAATCCACCGGCTGGTTAGCAGAACGGGTGAACTATTGGGGCTTACCCCTGAGAATTCGGGAAATGGGGAGATAG
- a CDS encoding M23 family metallopeptidase, which translates to MLKYLPVKFLRFLAISCLVTLISLGFDRLHPVKANPTLIAQNAWAGASFPVENFQTYTSGFGYRFSPMDGSQQFHAGLDMAAPLGSYIRNWWTGRIVELSDNTGCGTMIKMQSGQWTHIYCHLMGSVQSDSRGTFLIDRSGGIVLTLGQDIPAGARMARVGMTGRTTGPHLHWGLMYGNQYVDPALVLNAMYGSNPSGNT; encoded by the coding sequence ATGCTCAAATATCTGCCTGTTAAATTCCTGCGTTTTTTAGCAATTAGCTGTCTTGTCACGTTAATTTCTCTAGGATTTGACCGTTTACACCCCGTTAAAGCTAATCCCACTCTCATAGCTCAAAATGCTTGGGCCGGGGCCTCCTTCCCCGTGGAAAACTTTCAAACCTATACCTCCGGTTTCGGTTATCGTTTCTCTCCCATGGATGGCAGTCAACAATTTCATGCCGGGTTAGATATGGCCGCACCCTTGGGCAGTTATATTCGCAATTGGTGGACCGGCAGAATCGTCGAATTATCGGATAATACAGGCTGTGGCACCATGATTAAGATGCAATCCGGTCAATGGACGCATATTTATTGTCATCTCATGGGTTCGGTTCAATCCGATAGCCGTGGTACTTTTTTGATTGACAGGTCAGGAGGAATCGTCCTTACTCTCGGTCAGGATATACCGGCAGGGGCCCGTATGGCTAGAGTGGGAATGACCGGACGCACCACCGGACCACACCTGCACTGGGGACTGATGTACGGCAATCAATACGTTGACCCCGCTTTGGTTTTAAATGCTATGTACGGTTCTAATCCTTCCGGTAATACTTAA